The Castellaniella sp. genome includes a window with the following:
- a CDS encoding ABC transporter ATP-binding protein, translated as MAVAPTAPLPKASPSVLSVHDLSLGYGRAGQQNNLPVLADFSLDLQAGEITALLGPSGVGKSSLLRVLAGLQSAQAGEIRLHGQVLNGPSPALGMVFQDPSLLPWLTLEENVAFGLDFRHQPRQDAHTRQQRVRQAISEVGLQSACQRYPDELSGGMAQRASLARTLARAPEILLLDEPFSALDEVTRHEMQTLLLQIRARHRAAALLVTHDIDEALLLADHILLIGGQPGRLIGQWEITQPHPRDETSPELTGLRVQILQALRGARSPRPQ; from the coding sequence ATGGCTGTCGCCCCGACTGCTCCTTTACCCAAGGCCTCACCCAGCGTGCTCAGCGTGCACGATCTTTCCCTAGGATACGGACGGGCCGGACAGCAGAACAATCTGCCTGTGTTGGCCGATTTTTCCCTGGACCTGCAAGCCGGGGAAATCACTGCGCTGCTGGGCCCCAGCGGGGTCGGAAAATCATCGCTGCTGCGCGTGCTGGCCGGCCTGCAATCCGCTCAGGCCGGTGAAATCCGCCTGCATGGTCAAGTCCTGAATGGACCATCACCCGCTCTGGGCATGGTTTTTCAGGACCCCAGCCTGCTGCCCTGGCTGACCCTGGAAGAAAACGTGGCTTTCGGGCTGGATTTCCGCCACCAGCCCCGACAGGATGCCCATACCCGCCAACAGCGCGTGCGCCAGGCCATCAGCGAGGTCGGCCTGCAATCGGCCTGCCAACGCTATCCCGATGAACTCTCGGGCGGCATGGCCCAACGCGCATCCCTGGCCCGTACTCTGGCCAGGGCGCCGGAAATCCTGCTGCTGGACGAACCATTCAGCGCACTGGACGAGGTCACCCGCCACGAAATGCAGACTTTATTGTTGCAGATCCGTGCCCGCCACCGGGCTGCTGCACTCTTGGTCACCCACGACATCGACGAAGCCTTGCTGCTGGCCGATCACATCTTGCTGATCGGCGGCCAGCCAGGCCGCCTGATCGGTCAATGGGAAATCACCCAGCCTCACCCACGGGACGAAACCAGCCCCGAACTCACCGGCTTGCGCGTGCAAATACTGCAGGCACTGCGCGGCGCCAGATCACCGAGACCTCAATGA
- a CDS encoding ABC transporter substrate-binding protein has product MTRYKPLDLCCGTPDSTLARRRQFLKLSALFTTAGALPLLQAGRLAHAAQPDAPVRIGYLPITDATPLLIAHHNGLFEKQGLQVEPPRRFRSWAQIVEAFLSGQVNVVHLLMPMTIWSRYGSQSPAKVVAWNHTEGSCLTVLPEINTAADLGGTTVAIPFWYSVHNIVLQAMLREAGLEFINEGEPTKQQVKLVVMSPGDMLPALGSKRIAGYIVAEPFNAKAEELGVGKVWRFTGDVWRNHACCVVTMHERDLQERPEWSQKVVNGIVEAQAWVRGHREETVDILARNNPAAYTPHEASTLARVLLPSAERDAAYAQSGAIRHPDWQEQRIDFRPYPYPSYTEKLVELLKSTYVMGENAFLQNLDPAFVARDLVDERYVRKAIDAQGGLAAFGIDGGYTRSETFEVN; this is encoded by the coding sequence ATGACACGATACAAACCACTGGACCTGTGCTGCGGCACGCCAGACAGCACGCTGGCCCGTCGGCGCCAGTTCTTGAAGCTATCTGCTCTGTTCACCACGGCCGGCGCCTTGCCCTTGCTGCAAGCAGGTCGCCTGGCGCACGCCGCCCAGCCAGATGCGCCCGTGCGCATCGGCTATCTGCCCATTACCGACGCCACACCGCTACTGATCGCACACCACAACGGCCTGTTTGAAAAGCAAGGCCTGCAGGTCGAACCCCCCAGGCGGTTTCGCAGCTGGGCTCAGATCGTCGAAGCCTTCTTGAGCGGTCAGGTGAATGTCGTACACCTGCTGATGCCGATGACGATCTGGTCACGCTACGGCAGCCAATCCCCCGCCAAAGTCGTGGCCTGGAACCACACCGAGGGCTCGTGCCTGACCGTCTTGCCGGAAATCAATACCGCAGCCGATCTGGGGGGCACTACCGTCGCCATTCCTTTCTGGTACTCAGTGCACAACATCGTGCTGCAGGCCATGCTGCGCGAGGCCGGGCTGGAATTCATCAACGAAGGCGAGCCCACGAAGCAACAGGTGAAGCTGGTGGTCATGTCACCGGGCGACATGCTGCCCGCGCTGGGCAGCAAGCGCATCGCAGGCTACATTGTGGCCGAACCCTTCAACGCCAAGGCTGAAGAACTGGGCGTCGGCAAAGTCTGGCGCTTTACCGGCGACGTCTGGCGCAACCATGCCTGCTGCGTGGTCACCATGCACGAGCGCGATCTGCAAGAGCGCCCGGAATGGTCGCAGAAGGTCGTCAACGGCATTGTGGAGGCCCAGGCCTGGGTGCGCGGCCACCGCGAGGAAACCGTGGATATCCTGGCACGCAACAATCCGGCTGCCTATACCCCACACGAGGCCTCCACCCTGGCGCGCGTGCTGCTGCCCTCCGCCGAGCGCGATGCCGCTTATGCCCAAAGCGGTGCGATCCGCCACCCAGACTGGCAAGAGCAACGGATTGATTTTCGCCCCTACCCCTACCCCAGCTATACCGAAAAACTGGTCGAATTGCTGAAATCCACCTATGTGATGGGCGAAAACGCCTTTTTACAAAATCTGGACCCCGCCTTCGTGGCTCGGGATCTGGTGGACGAGCGTTATGTGCGCAAGGCCATTGACGCCCAGGGCGGCCTGGCGGCCTTTGGCATAGACGGTGGCTATACCCGATCCGAAACCTTCGAGGTCAACTGA